The Saliniramus fredricksonii genome segment AAGCCAGCGCGAAGAAGCGCTTCAAACTCTCCGGTACCGGCAAGGTGATCCGTACCCAGGCCGGCAAGCAGCACGGAATGATCAAGCGGACGAAGAAGCAGATCCGCGACCAGCGCGGTACTGCGGTCATGTTCGAGGGCGATGCCCGCAACGTGCGCAAGTATTTCCTGCCCAATTCCCGCTGATCATCACGACACGCTATACGGAGAACCATCATGGCTCGCGTCAAGAGGGGCGTTACCGCCCACGCCAAGCACAAGAAGGTCCTGAAACTCGCCAAGGGTTTCTACGGCCGCCGCAAGAACACGATCCGCACGGCCAAGGCCGCCGTGGATCGCTCCATGCAATACGCCTATCGCGACCGCAAGGCGAAGAAGCGCACCTTCCGCGCCCTGTGGATCCAGCGCCTGAACGCCGCCGTGCGTGAACACGGCCTGACCTATTCGCGATTTATCGACGGCCTCAACAAGGCTGGCATCACGGTCGATCGCAAGGTCCTGTCCGACCTCGCCATCCACGAGCCGGCGGCCTTCACCGCCCTCGTCGATCAGGCGAAGGCGGCGCTGCCGGCGCAGCAGGCCGCGTAAGGCGTATCTACCGCTCATGACCCATGCGAAAGCGTTTCGCATGGGTCCGCCCAGCCCTGTGAGGCC includes the following:
- the rpmI gene encoding 50S ribosomal protein L35, which gives rise to MPKLKTKASAKKRFKLSGTGKVIRTQAGKQHGMIKRTKKQIRDQRGTAVMFEGDARNVRKYFLPNSR
- the rplT gene encoding 50S ribosomal protein L20, which translates into the protein MARVKRGVTAHAKHKKVLKLAKGFYGRRKNTIRTAKAAVDRSMQYAYRDRKAKKRTFRALWIQRLNAAVREHGLTYSRFIDGLNKAGITVDRKVLSDLAIHEPAAFTALVDQAKAALPAQQAA